The window TTGTTAACAGCTTCCTGGGAAAGCAACAAAGGTCTGAGCCGGTATCTAAGAGGAATGAATACTTAGTGTCTTTGTCTGTAACAAAAAGGCGGCTACTACAGTGACGGTCAGATGCCGCCGCTACTGACCGTCGGGCTGGTTTCCCGACCAGCTACATGGAGACGTGCACTTAGTAGCCTTGCTTTTATAATTGTTATGGTACCAGCACAACCTACCTTTGCTACTGTCCCTAGGTTTGGATTTTGATCTAGATCGAGAGCGAGCCCTGCCCCTTGTTCTGTCGGCTGTTAAAGCAGCCACTTGTGAACAAAGCTCATTAAGTCGAGTGTTAATTGCATTCCAGTCTGGTATAGGCGCGGGGCTAGCAATTGTTGCAACAGTATTATGGACTGGACTCACCTCTAATATTCTATCGGCCAGTTCTGCAACCTTGTCCAGGTTAAGGTCACTCTGGGCCGTCAGTATGCCTTGTGCATTGTGGGGCAGTCGCTGGAACCATAGCTCCCGCAGCACTGTATCATCTTTCAGGGAGTTCCCCGCCAAGGAACGGAGATGTCTAAGAAATTGAGACGGCTTTCGCTCACCCAACTCTTCACCAGAGAGCAGTTGTCTGACCTTCTGGGATTCCGAAGTTGAGAACCTGTGGATCATTTGCTCcttaatatataaatacctTTCTCCCTTGGGTGGAGGGTTAATCACCAAGTCCTCCATTTCTTTAGACAGACGGGCGTCCATCTGGCCGACGACGTAGTTGTATTTCGTTTCGTCTGCCGTGATGTGCGCGAGCGCGAAGTTAGACTCGATATGCGCAAACCACGCCGCGGGCCGGTCCGACCAGAAAGGCGCTAGATGTGGGCGGATGGCATGCGCAGACATTTGGGGAGTCCGCGCGGGGTCTGCCGCCGCCAGCGTCCTCAGCTCTTCATTGGTACCTGCTAAAATTCTGTTTTGCTCCTCTAATTGTTGGAGCTTTCGCTCGATTTCCTCTAATTGAGACATTACGCTCGATTATTACACTCGATCGGTCGGCTAAAGACAAAGTATAAGTAATTACAATAACGTGCTTCGACTTTAAACAGTGGACAAAACAGCAAATTACAAACTAAAGTACGCTATACGAAAAAGTCACTAAAAGTTCGTAAGTAATTCTTCTTTTTTCGTTGCGCGATGACAGATGAATGAAGGTTAGGTTGTCCACGAGGTACCAGCAGGCGTTCGGATACTTGTACAGAGCGTGGTCGCGAAGTTGCGCGTACGTTCTAGTTGGATAAAAATCGATGCCCGCATCCAAGATGGACGACCgatgaaaaattaattttacgCCAGACCATGCGTTTAGTAGAAAGTTAGTATGAAGGTTATAATATTgtgcacacatacacacaccaaCACCACAGAAAAAGTCTCTGCCCTCGCAGGCCGACGACGCGTCGTTCCTCAAACTTCCAAATAAGCACGTGCGTGGTTAGTACTTTGGAAAGCGAAAAACCCTTGCAGCGAGGCACGCCCGCCCGGCGGCTGATGGTAGCCAGCCCAGGCAATCAGGCAATGCGGGTTAAAATGGGGGCTTCCGTTGTGCGTTGGGGTTGGCGCCTAGCGCGCCGCGTGTCGGAGAAGCTAGCGTGTTTTTCTATATAGCACGGGCCGGCTTTCTAGGCCGGATCACGTCGGGGTCACCAGTTTGGTGTTTTAAgtgtttattaatataaatcatACAAGTATGCACAATACACGGTTATCACGGCACTGATATGTGTGGAGTTCTGCACTTACGTGTTGTGGAGAAATAGAATGGAAAAGAGAGGGAATTCAGCTCTGCAAAGCGTTATATACTGAACCCATTCGTCATTCCGTTCAGAGTGAACAGAATGTACTTGCGACTGGCTCAACCAATCAGTGGCCCGATCTTCGCTAGAAGACCGGGTCACTGTGGCCACCATAGACACACGTAAGTGATTCGGCATCCAGGCTTTCTGCCCGGGAGTGAGTGGCGTTTCAGACGCCCACAGTTACACCATTtgtctcgtcttgctcgctgAAGTTCACTCATCAGTCCTCTCCAGCTTGAATGGTTTCCTCGGATAAAGGGGTCGCTACAGTTAGTATAAACAGTATAAGttcaagggaccgcacgacacgaacttcgagtttcgtagtagcctttgCAGttaatcaatcaaacaaaacgaCTTGTcggattaattttcgtgtcacaacggAAAAATCGTGTTTCGGAAACTTTTGCGGA of the Choristoneura fumiferana chromosome 17, NRCan_CFum_1, whole genome shotgun sequence genome contains:
- the LOC141437268 gene encoding uncharacterized protein, with product MSQLEEIERKLQQLEEQNRILAGTNEELRTLAAADPARTPQMSAHAIRPHLAPFWSDRPAAWFAHIESNFALAHITADETKYNYVVGQMDARLSKEMEDLVINPPPKGERNNPTSWHHT